A single window of Nocardia higoensis DNA harbors:
- a CDS encoding SDR family oxidoreductase translates to MSRQRFAGRVAIVTGASRGIGLAAAKALAADGADVVVTARSSASANAAADEIGGTAIGFAAHAADEASARACVDAVVRRFGRLDILVNNAGTNPAFGPIIAQEHHRFAKLFDVNLWAPILWTKLAAEAWMGDNGGVIVNTASINGMSVSTDLGLYNVSKAALIHLTKQLAMELSPRIRVNAVAPGVVRTKLAEALWKDDETHVAVGTPLGRIGEPEDIGEAIAFLVSDAAAWITGETLVVDGGQLLTYTAEPRSEVRS, encoded by the coding sequence GTGAGCCGGCAACGGTTCGCGGGCCGGGTCGCGATCGTCACCGGCGCCTCGCGCGGCATCGGGCTGGCCGCGGCGAAGGCGCTGGCGGCCGACGGGGCCGACGTCGTGGTCACCGCCCGATCGTCGGCTTCGGCGAACGCCGCGGCCGACGAGATCGGCGGCACCGCTATCGGTTTCGCGGCACACGCCGCCGACGAAGCCAGTGCGCGTGCATGTGTCGATGCCGTCGTCCGGCGCTTCGGCCGCCTCGATATCCTGGTCAACAACGCCGGAACCAATCCGGCGTTCGGTCCGATCATCGCCCAGGAGCACCACCGCTTCGCGAAATTGTTCGACGTCAATCTGTGGGCGCCGATCCTGTGGACCAAGCTGGCCGCCGAGGCGTGGATGGGTGACAACGGCGGTGTCATCGTCAACACCGCCTCCATCAACGGAATGTCGGTCAGTACCGACCTGGGCCTGTACAACGTGTCCAAGGCGGCACTGATCCACCTCACCAAGCAACTGGCGATGGAACTGTCCCCTCGCATCCGCGTCAATGCCGTCGCCCCCGGTGTGGTGCGTACCAAGCTGGCCGAGGCGCTGTGGAAGGACGACGAAACCCACGTCGCGGTCGGCACTCCGCTGGGACGTATCGGCGAACCCGAGGACATCGGCGAGGCGATCGCTTTTCTGGTCTCCGATGCCGCGGCGTGGATCACCGGGGAAACACTGGTCGTCGACGGCGGCCAGCTGCTCACCTACACGGCCGAACCCCGATCCGAGGTGCGCTCGTGA
- a CDS encoding class I adenylate-forming enzyme family protein, with the protein METTTSRPARHVDGTWVENLADILRKQAIATPDGVAVVENGNSTTYAELNARADRLAQALVADGVAPGDRVGLVVPNSVQYFEVLFGVAKAGAIAAVVSDRLSAPEVAAILADVSPRVVIGRHDGLREPVNGARRVLASDEDYQAWLDAAEPGDPAIPVAPSAPVVMQFSSGTTGKPKGILLTGRGLGFALAELQKLLDIDATSVALAPVPFSHVTGLGLALVSTLGGATLVLDIATDPAAFVAQLIGERVSHAVMVPTLVQRLVQSPQVASLDWSALRYIVYGGAPMPLATIEKATQVLGCKFIQSYGLTESTGAVTVLGPEDHLSAGAAEHRLRSVGRPNSASPIRVVDPETLEDVEVGRVGEILIGGPQIMAGYYGDEAATAQAVVDGWLRTGDGGSFDSDGYLYLHDRLKDMIISGGENVYPAEVESVLSGLDGVAEAAVVGIASEKWGESPYAVVVLLPGAALTEADVIAYARARLAHYKCPVGVSFVDSLPRNASGKLLKRVIREQVG; encoded by the coding sequence ATGGAAACAACCACCTCGCGCCCCGCGCGCCATGTCGACGGCACCTGGGTGGAGAATCTGGCCGACATTCTGCGCAAACAGGCGATCGCCACACCCGATGGTGTCGCTGTCGTCGAGAACGGGAATTCCACTACCTACGCGGAGTTGAACGCGCGGGCCGACCGGCTGGCACAGGCGCTCGTCGCCGATGGCGTAGCTCCCGGTGACCGGGTGGGGCTGGTTGTTCCCAACTCGGTGCAGTACTTCGAGGTGCTGTTCGGAGTCGCCAAGGCCGGGGCGATCGCCGCCGTTGTCAGCGACCGCCTTTCGGCGCCGGAAGTCGCCGCGATCCTGGCCGATGTGTCACCCAGGGTGGTGATCGGGCGGCACGACGGTCTGCGCGAGCCGGTGAACGGGGCACGGCGTGTGCTCGCTTCGGACGAGGACTACCAGGCGTGGCTCGACGCCGCCGAACCCGGCGACCCGGCGATTCCGGTCGCCCCCTCGGCTCCGGTGGTCATGCAGTTCTCCTCGGGCACCACCGGCAAACCGAAGGGCATCCTGCTCACCGGTCGCGGACTCGGTTTCGCCCTCGCCGAACTCCAGAAGCTGCTCGACATCGATGCTACCTCGGTGGCTCTCGCGCCCGTCCCCTTCTCGCACGTGACGGGTCTGGGGTTGGCGCTCGTGTCGACACTCGGCGGGGCCACCTTGGTGCTGGACATCGCGACCGACCCCGCGGCCTTCGTAGCGCAACTGATCGGCGAACGCGTATCGCACGCGGTCATGGTTCCCACGCTGGTGCAGCGACTGGTGCAATCACCTCAGGTGGCATCCCTGGATTGGTCGGCGTTGCGCTACATCGTCTACGGTGGCGCGCCGATGCCGCTGGCCACGATCGAAAAGGCCACCCAGGTGCTGGGATGCAAGTTCATCCAGAGCTACGGATTGACCGAGTCGACCGGTGCGGTCACCGTCCTCGGTCCGGAGGATCACCTGTCGGCGGGGGCGGCCGAGCATCGGTTGCGCTCGGTTGGCAGGCCGAATTCCGCGTCCCCGATCCGCGTGGTCGATCCCGAAACCCTCGAAGACGTCGAGGTCGGCCGAGTGGGCGAGATTCTCATCGGTGGACCGCAGATCATGGCCGGCTACTACGGCGACGAAGCCGCCACCGCACAGGCTGTCGTCGACGGATGGTTGCGCACCGGTGACGGCGGCAGCTTCGACAGCGACGGCTATCTGTATCTGCATGACCGGCTCAAAGACATGATCATCAGCGGCGGCGAGAACGTCTATCCCGCCGAAGTGGAAAGTGTGCTCAGCGGTCTGGACGGTGTCGCCGAGGCGGCGGTGGTGGGGATCGCGTCGGAGAAGTGGGGTGAGTCGCCGTACGCGGTGGTCGTGCTGCTGCCCGGGGCAGCCCTCACCGAAGCGGATGTCATCGCCTATGCCCGTGCCCGATTGGCACACTACAAGTGCCCGGTGGGGGTGTCTTTCGTGGACAGCCTGCCGCGCAACGCCTCCGGCAAGCTGCTCAAGCGTGTGATCAGAGAGCAGGTGGGCTAG
- a CDS encoding winged helix-turn-helix transcriptional regulator codes for MVTQHTHTELPAGGDNAIAVTLGALGDEWNLWILRFAIQGCRRYGDWIARGRISNSVLATRLNQLTELNLFDRIQYSQRPVRYEYALTERGRGVWPILLMMWAWEQQWAPASPTPLPRMRHTLCGATFTPALTCAHCGQAATRHDVAASLGPSGAWSRSVPTSIARRRSTTANRPSEILPHTMELLGNRWSAAMLGALFMGARRFGALHDMTSAPPAMVADRLRRFQDLEVVTTEPNPVRPDWVTYSLTPKGEAFFPVITLMILWGQHWFRAPEGPAMVFTHRSCGAALIPRLACGHCARELHGDQVLIETADAAV; via the coding sequence GTGGTAACGCAGCATACGCACACCGAACTGCCCGCGGGCGGCGACAACGCGATCGCGGTGACCCTGGGAGCGCTCGGCGACGAGTGGAACCTCTGGATCCTGCGTTTCGCCATTCAAGGCTGCCGGCGTTACGGCGATTGGATCGCCCGCGGCCGGATCTCCAATTCCGTCCTCGCCACACGACTGAACCAGCTCACCGAACTGAATCTCTTCGACCGGATCCAGTATTCGCAGCGGCCCGTGCGCTACGAATACGCGCTCACCGAACGCGGCCGCGGCGTCTGGCCGATCCTGCTGATGATGTGGGCCTGGGAGCAGCAATGGGCTCCCGCGTCGCCGACGCCGCTGCCCCGGATGCGCCATACCCTCTGCGGCGCCACCTTCACCCCCGCACTGACTTGCGCACACTGCGGCCAGGCCGCCACCCGGCATGACGTGGCGGCCTCGCTCGGTCCCAGCGGGGCCTGGTCGCGAAGCGTGCCCACCTCGATCGCTCGACGCCGCTCGACAACGGCGAACCGCCCCTCCGAGATCTTGCCGCACACCATGGAACTGCTCGGCAACCGATGGTCGGCCGCCATGCTCGGCGCACTGTTCATGGGGGCGCGTCGCTTCGGCGCATTGCACGACATGACCAGCGCACCCCCGGCGATGGTCGCCGATCGGCTGCGCCGATTCCAGGATCTGGAAGTGGTCACCACCGAACCCAATCCGGTGCGGCCGGATTGGGTCACCTACAGCCTGACCCCGAAGGGCGAGGCCTTCTTTCCGGTGATCACGCTCATGATCCTCTGGGGACAGCACTGGTTTCGCGCACCGGAGGGGCCGGCCATGGTGTTCACCCATCGAAGCTGCGGTGCGGCGCTGATCCCCCGCCTGGCATGTGGGCACTGCGCTCGCGAACTACACGGCGACCAGGTGCTCATCGAGACCGCCGATGCCGCGGTCTAG
- a CDS encoding DUF1295 domain-containing protein: MFEFPWGALALNFVVSTVAVVVFIAAIMMTAIRIRNQSIIDIFWGPGFVVVAVVSYLMSASSEGNDVRRLVVLALTALWGLRLGLYIGNRNRGHGEDPRYTALMKHRTGSLVGFLVRKIYGLQGLLILVVSLPVQFAMYQSASLGILGALGVAVWVIGFLFEAVGDWQLSRFKADPANAGRIMDRGLWAWTRHPNYFGDACVWVGLFLLALGSPFGLIAIVSPVVMTRLLVSYSGKALLEKRMRRKRGEEFERYVARTSGFFPRPPRRVDIDGDN, from the coding sequence ATGTTCGAATTCCCTTGGGGCGCTTTAGCGCTCAACTTCGTCGTGAGCACAGTCGCGGTCGTGGTGTTCATCGCGGCGATCATGATGACCGCCATCCGTATCCGCAATCAATCGATCATCGATATCTTCTGGGGTCCTGGATTCGTCGTGGTCGCCGTCGTCTCCTACCTGATGTCGGCCTCGAGTGAGGGCAACGACGTACGGCGGCTTGTCGTCCTCGCGCTGACCGCCCTCTGGGGCCTGCGTCTGGGCCTCTACATCGGCAACCGTAACCGCGGACACGGCGAGGATCCTCGCTATACCGCGCTGATGAAGCATCGGACCGGGTCTCTGGTCGGATTCCTCGTGCGCAAGATCTACGGGCTGCAGGGATTGCTCATCCTGGTCGTGTCGTTGCCGGTGCAGTTCGCTATGTACCAGAGCGCCTCGCTCGGAATTCTCGGTGCGCTCGGTGTGGCGGTCTGGGTGATCGGCTTCTTGTTCGAAGCCGTCGGTGACTGGCAGCTGTCGAGGTTCAAAGCGGATCCGGCCAATGCCGGACGGATCATGGATCGGGGTCTCTGGGCGTGGACACGCCATCCCAATTATTTCGGTGACGCCTGTGTCTGGGTGGGACTGTTCCTGCTGGCGCTGGGCAGCCCATTCGGTCTCATCGCCATCGTGTCGCCGGTGGTGATGACCCGGCTGCTGGTGAGCTACAGCGGCAAGGCGCTGCTGGAGAAGCGGATGCGCCGCAAGCGTGGCGAGGAGTTCGAGCGTTACGTGGCGCGCACGAGCGGATTCTTCCCGCGTCCTCCGCGCCGGGTGGACATCGACGGCGACAACTGA